In Chitinibacter sp. SCUT-21, a single genomic region encodes these proteins:
- a CDS encoding SDR family NAD(P)-dependent oxidoreductase, whose translation MQQHILITGASGAIGGALAEAYAAPGVSLCLLGQKITQLESVARRCRALGASVTVKPINLLDVDGLRLWLHDYCQTTPPDLVIANAGMNINVSNQLEGELWTEMDALLNLNVRSTFALVNAVLPSMRQRKSGQIALVSSLAAYYGLPMTPSYCASKAAIKAYGEGLRALLSGEGIRVNVIMPGYVSSPMCDAMHGPKPFVWSPQRAAKYIKRKLARDCARISFPFPLNYGSWWLAVLPSAVSQWMLRLTGYRV comes from the coding sequence ATGCAGCAACATATTCTCATTACAGGCGCATCAGGTGCGATTGGTGGTGCACTGGCGGAAGCTTATGCAGCCCCTGGTGTTTCTCTGTGTTTGCTAGGGCAAAAGATAACGCAACTGGAATCTGTTGCTAGGCGTTGCCGTGCACTAGGGGCATCGGTAACGGTGAAGCCGATTAACCTACTTGATGTGGATGGTTTGCGTTTGTGGTTGCATGACTATTGCCAAACGACGCCTCCAGATTTAGTGATTGCCAATGCAGGGATGAATATTAATGTTTCTAATCAGCTTGAGGGTGAGCTTTGGACTGAGATGGATGCGCTGTTGAATCTAAATGTTCGCTCGACTTTTGCATTAGTAAATGCTGTTTTACCGTCTATGCGGCAGCGTAAATCAGGTCAGATTGCCTTGGTTAGCTCATTAGCAGCGTACTATGGCTTGCCGATGACCCCAAGCTACTGTGCCAGTAAGGCGGCGATTAAGGCTTATGGTGAGGGTTTACGTGCATTGCTATCAGGCGAGGGAATTCGGGTGAATGTGATTATGCCGGGCTACGTATCATCACCAATGTGTGATGCGATGCATGGCCCAAAGCCTTTTGTTTGGTCGCCGCAGCGTGCTGCTAAATATATCAAGCGGAAATTGGCCCGCGATTGTGCACGAATTAGCTTCCCATTCCCGCTGAATTATGGATCTTGGTGGCTAGCGGTATTGCCATCTGCAGTTTCTCAATGGATGTTACGCTTAACGGGCTATCGTGTTTGA
- a CDS encoding LTA synthase family protein has product MFDLAYLILLSVFVGLIASFILEPILLQGASPAWRRPWKANLLHVCGWLLIFCFELILFQRPWFASLLACAIFLLLIVISNTKQAMLREPFIYQDFEYFADLIKHPRLYIPFFGISKTLLGILIFSTLISAGILIEPSLLNNFSFIQFSYLIIFITSTVFSCLFFISRNDMEITLNPAVDVSKLGLFASLISYRWAENRDLPSGTSYTTIHSTPLSTSPHLLVIQSESFFDIRRLVPQIKPEILNAFDALCTEACFSGRLKVPAWGANTVRTEFAFLSGRSPESLGVHQFNPYRRFAAKNQDSIALRMRTQGYKTVCIHPYPATFYRRNIIYPLLGFDEFIDVSAFDAPQGMPYVSDLAVAKKIDELLATANEPLFIFVITMENHGPLHLERVNVTDAEKLYMNRMPSFCDELTIYLRHLRNANQMLIELKTTLARLARPTVMCWYGDHVPIIPALYQQVGEPDGTTEYFIWTNHQTRNNQTTDLKVEELAEVIDLIMFDHLKS; this is encoded by the coding sequence GTGTTTGATCTTGCTTATTTAATTTTATTATCGGTTTTTGTGGGCTTAATTGCTTCATTCATTTTGGAACCTATATTGCTTCAGGGTGCAAGCCCTGCTTGGCGTCGGCCATGGAAAGCAAATTTACTCCACGTATGTGGTTGGCTGCTCATTTTTTGCTTTGAATTGATATTGTTTCAACGCCCATGGTTTGCCTCTCTTTTGGCTTGCGCGATTTTTTTGCTGCTCATTGTGATTAGCAATACCAAACAGGCGATGCTGCGCGAGCCATTTATTTACCAAGATTTCGAATACTTTGCGGATCTAATTAAACATCCAAGGCTTTATATTCCATTTTTTGGCATTAGCAAGACCCTTCTCGGCATATTAATTTTCTCTACGTTAATTTCTGCAGGAATATTAATTGAACCTTCATTGTTAAACAATTTCAGTTTTATTCAATTTTCATATCTTATAATTTTTATTACATCCACGGTCTTTTCTTGTCTTTTTTTTATTTCGCGAAACGATATGGAAATCACATTAAACCCTGCTGTTGATGTGAGCAAATTGGGTTTGTTCGCGAGCTTGATTTCTTATCGCTGGGCTGAGAATCGCGACCTCCCCAGTGGTACCTCTTACACCACCATTCACAGCACACCACTGAGCACATCACCCCATTTGCTGGTAATTCAAAGCGAATCTTTTTTTGACATTCGTCGCCTCGTACCTCAAATTAAACCTGAAATTTTGAATGCGTTTGACGCGCTCTGTACAGAAGCATGTTTCAGTGGCCGACTCAAGGTGCCAGCCTGGGGAGCGAATACAGTGCGTACTGAATTTGCCTTTTTATCTGGTCGTTCCCCTGAAAGCTTAGGAGTACATCAATTTAATCCTTATCGTCGATTTGCTGCGAAGAATCAAGATTCGATTGCTTTGAGGATGCGCACACAAGGATACAAAACCGTTTGTATTCATCCTTATCCAGCAACGTTTTATCGCCGAAATATCATTTATCCTTTGCTGGGTTTTGATGAATTTATTGATGTATCTGCATTCGATGCTCCACAGGGTATGCCCTATGTGTCTGATTTGGCAGTAGCGAAGAAGATAGATGAATTATTGGCTACGGCAAATGAACCACTATTTATTTTCGTTATCACAATGGAAAATCATGGGCCTTTGCATTTAGAGCGGGTCAATGTAACTGATGCTGAAAAATTATATATGAATAGGATGCCTAGTTTCTGTGATGAGCTAACAATCTATCTGCGACATTTACGCAACGCCAATCAAATGCTCATAGAACTCAAAACCACACTAGCACGTCTGGCGAGGCCGACTGTAATGTGCTGGTACGGCGATCACGTTCCGATTATTCCTGCTTTGTATCAGCAAGTCGGTGAGCCTGATGGCACGACAGAATATTTTATTTGGACTAACCATCAAACTCGTAATAATCAGACTACCGATTTAAAAGTCGAAGAACTGGCCGAGGTTATCGATTTAATTATGTTCGATCATTTAAAAAGTTAA
- the gmd gene encoding GDP-mannose 4,6-dehydratase codes for MKKALITGITGQDGSYLAEFLLEKGYEVHGIKRRASSFNTQRVDHIYEDPHNNNPKFKLHYGDLTDTSNLTRILQEVQPDEVYNLGAQSHVAVSFESPEYTADVDAIGTLRLLEAIRFLGLEKKTRFYQASTSELYGLVQEIPQKETTPFHPRSPYAVAKMYAYWITVNYREAYGMYACNGILFNHESPRRGETFVTRKITRGLANIAQGLEKCLYMGNIDSLRDWGHAKDYVRMQWMMLQQDQPDDFVIATGVQYSVRQFIQWSAEHLGVEVEFTGTGVDEVGTVKSITGDNAPALKEGDVIVRIDPRYFRPAEVETLLGDPAKAKEKLGWTPEITVQEMCAEMVAYDLQQAKQHALLKHHGYDVSVSTER; via the coding sequence ATGAAGAAGGCACTTATTACCGGAATTACAGGTCAAGATGGCTCATATTTGGCCGAGTTTTTACTTGAAAAAGGCTATGAAGTGCATGGCATTAAACGCCGCGCATCTTCATTCAATACCCAGCGCGTAGACCATATTTACGAAGATCCACACAATAATAACCCTAAGTTTAAATTACACTATGGTGATTTGACCGATACATCTAATCTGACGCGCATTTTGCAAGAAGTACAGCCTGATGAGGTGTACAACCTCGGTGCGCAATCGCATGTAGCGGTGAGCTTTGAATCGCCAGAATACACCGCTGATGTTGATGCGATTGGCACATTGCGTTTACTCGAAGCGATTCGCTTTTTGGGCCTGGAAAAGAAAACCCGTTTTTACCAAGCATCAACGTCTGAGTTGTATGGCTTGGTGCAAGAAATCCCACAAAAAGAAACCACACCATTCCACCCGCGCAGTCCGTATGCCGTGGCCAAAATGTACGCCTACTGGATCACAGTAAATTACCGCGAAGCGTATGGCATGTATGCGTGTAACGGTATTTTGTTTAACCACGAATCACCACGCCGTGGCGAGACATTTGTAACCCGGAAGATCACCCGCGGCTTGGCTAATATTGCCCAGGGTCTCGAGAAATGCCTGTACATGGGCAATATCGACTCATTACGCGACTGGGGTCATGCCAAAGATTACGTACGCATGCAATGGATGATGTTGCAACAAGATCAGCCTGATGATTTCGTGATTGCCACCGGCGTGCAATACAGCGTGCGTCAATTTATTCAATGGTCAGCCGAGCATTTGGGCGTTGAAGTTGAGTTTACAGGCACGGGTGTGGATGAAGTCGGCACGGTGAAAAGCATTACCGGCGACAATGCGCCTGCATTGAAAGAGGGTGATGTGATTGTGCGCATTGACCCACGCTACTTCCGCCCAGCAGAAGTCGAAACACTATTGGGCGACCCAGCCAAAGCCAAAGAGAAATTAGGCTGGACACCAGAAATTACCGTACAAGAAATGTGTGCAGAAATGGTGGCCTATGACTTGCAACAAGCCAAGCAGCACGCGCTGCTGAAGCACCATGGCTATGATGTTTCGGTCAGTACCGAACGCTAA
- a CDS encoding GDP-L-fucose synthase translates to MSYIRPEDKIYVAGHRGMVGGAIVRELNKLGFHNIVTRTHAELDLTNQAAVNEFFATEKPQHVFLAAAKVGGIHANNVYRGEFIYQNLMIQNNVIHAAHQYGVDRLMFLGSSCIYPKECPQPIKEEYLLTGPLEQTNQPYALAKIAGIEMCWSYNRQYGTKYIAVMPTNLYGPGDNYHPENSHVIPALIRKAHEAKISGAKEMMVWGSGTPRREFLYCEDMANACVYLANLPVEQYETLLSDKQPPLVNIGVGEDMTIRELAQTICEVVGFKGELKFDATKPDGTMRKLQDVSKLHAIGWKGKMPFAQGLAIAYQEFQATTNERIEK, encoded by the coding sequence ATGTCATATATTCGCCCTGAAGACAAAATTTATGTAGCTGGCCACCGTGGCATGGTTGGCGGCGCAATCGTGCGCGAGCTCAATAAGCTGGGTTTTCACAATATTGTTACTCGCACTCATGCCGAGCTAGATCTCACCAATCAGGCCGCAGTAAATGAATTTTTTGCCACCGAAAAACCGCAGCATGTATTTTTAGCCGCAGCCAAAGTGGGTGGCATACACGCCAATAATGTCTATCGTGGCGAATTTATTTACCAGAATCTAATGATTCAAAATAATGTTATCCATGCTGCCCATCAGTATGGCGTTGACCGCTTAATGTTTTTAGGCTCTAGCTGCATATACCCCAAAGAATGCCCGCAGCCGATTAAAGAAGAATACCTACTCACCGGCCCGCTAGAGCAAACTAATCAGCCCTATGCGCTGGCCAAGATTGCCGGTATTGAAATGTGCTGGAGCTACAACCGCCAATACGGCACCAAATACATCGCCGTAATGCCTACTAATCTGTACGGACCTGGTGACAACTACCACCCCGAAAACAGCCATGTGATCCCGGCGCTGATTCGCAAAGCACACGAAGCGAAAATCAGCGGCGCCAAAGAAATGATGGTGTGGGGCAGCGGCACACCGCGCCGCGAATTTTTGTATTGCGAAGACATGGCCAATGCCTGCGTTTACCTTGCCAATCTACCGGTAGAGCAATATGAAACGCTATTAAGCGACAAGCAACCGCCTCTAGTGAATATTGGCGTAGGTGAAGACATGACGATCCGTGAATTGGCGCAAACGATTTGCGAAGTTGTTGGTTTCAAGGGCGAATTGAAATTTGACGCGACCAAACCTGACGGCACGATGCGCAAATTGCAAGATGTAAGCAAATTGCATGCAATTGGCTGGAAGGGAAAAATGCCGTTTGCTCAAGGCCTGGCCATTGCATATCAAGAATTTCAGGCCACAACTAATGAGAGGATAGAAAAGTGA
- a CDS encoding mannose-1-phosphate guanylyltransferase/mannose-6-phosphate isomerase: MTITPVILCGGSGTRMWPLSRGGYPKQFLNLYGDESLLQQTATRLKGLPDVAAPLLISNNEQRFLVAEQLRAAGVAKAKIVLEPMGRNTAPAVAAAAVIALENNPDAVLMVLPSDHVITHGDVFQQLVLQAATVAAHGKLVTFGIAPTEPHTGYGYIRRGVSLSESNTSFEVSAFVEKPNAEKAAEFLASGDYYWNSGMFMFRADVYLHELAQYQPKMLEQVKAAVAASQRDLDFVRLGHDEFADCPSDSIDYAVMEHTAHAAVIAAAGLGWNDIGSWTALAEVSQADADGNNIVGDVMVEGVKNSYLRSENRMIAALGVENLVVVETADAILVAHKDKVQDVKNIVNRLHAAGRSESVTHRKVYRPWGSYEGIDSGSRFQVKRIVVNPGASLSLQMHYHRAEHWIVVNGTARVVNGDQTLLLTENQSTYIPIGATHRLENPGKFPLEMIEVQSGSYLGEDDIVRFEDTYGRVGK, translated from the coding sequence GTGACCATTACTCCCGTAATTCTATGCGGCGGCTCTGGTACCCGCATGTGGCCTCTGTCTCGCGGTGGCTATCCTAAGCAGTTTCTTAATTTGTATGGCGATGAAAGCCTGCTGCAGCAAACGGCTACACGGCTCAAGGGCCTGCCTGATGTGGCGGCGCCGTTGCTGATTAGTAATAATGAACAGCGCTTTTTGGTGGCCGAGCAATTGCGTGCTGCTGGCGTAGCCAAAGCCAAAATTGTGCTGGAGCCGATGGGCCGCAATACCGCGCCTGCGGTGGCGGCGGCGGCAGTGATCGCATTGGAAAACAACCCTGATGCAGTGCTGATGGTGTTGCCATCCGATCATGTGATTACCCATGGCGATGTGTTTCAGCAACTGGTGTTGCAGGCCGCCACTGTAGCGGCGCACGGCAAATTGGTGACCTTTGGTATTGCGCCTACCGAGCCGCATACGGGGTATGGCTATATTCGCCGTGGTGTGTCTTTATCTGAGAGCAACACCTCATTTGAAGTGTCGGCGTTTGTAGAAAAGCCAAACGCCGAAAAAGCGGCCGAGTTTTTAGCTAGTGGCGATTACTACTGGAATAGCGGCATGTTTATGTTCCGCGCCGATGTGTATCTGCACGAGCTGGCACAATATCAGCCCAAAATGCTGGAGCAAGTCAAAGCTGCGGTGGCCGCTTCGCAGCGCGATCTGGATTTTGTCCGCTTAGGCCACGATGAATTTGCAGATTGCCCATCGGATTCGATCGACTATGCAGTGATGGAGCATACCGCCCACGCGGCGGTGATCGCGGCGGCAGGCTTGGGCTGGAATGATATTGGCTCATGGACAGCGCTAGCGGAGGTAAGCCAAGCGGATGCCGATGGCAATAATATCGTTGGTGATGTAATGGTTGAGGGTGTTAAAAATAGCTATTTGCGCAGTGAAAACCGCATGATTGCTGCCCTAGGCGTTGAAAACCTCGTCGTTGTTGAAACCGCAGATGCAATTTTGGTGGCGCACAAAGACAAAGTGCAAGACGTTAAAAACATTGTCAATCGCCTACATGCCGCTGGGCGTAGCGAATCTGTGACCCACCGCAAGGTGTATCGCCCTTGGGGCAGCTACGAAGGGATTGATTCGGGCTCTCGCTTTCAGGTGAAACGAATTGTCGTGAATCCCGGCGCATCACTCAGCCTGCAAATGCACTACCACCGTGCCGAGCATTGGATTGTGGTCAATGGCACTGCGCGCGTGGTGAATGGTGACCAAACACTACTGCTTACTGAAAACCAATCGACGTATATTCCAATCGGCGCGACACATCGTTTAGAAAACCCGGGTAAATTCCCGCTGGAAATGATCGAAGTGCAATCCGGTAGCTATCTGGGCGAGGATGATATTGTGCGCTTTGAAGATACTTACGGTCGGGTAGGGAAGTAA